In one window of Pyramidobacter porci DNA:
- a CDS encoding iron-containing alcohol dehydrogenase codes for MRDFVFSYPTVTYFGADAAVRALRTELPKYGRTVMLAYGGGSVKRNGVYDTVMKLLGEANKDVVEFSGIMPNPTYAKVQEGARLARGKRVDLILAVGGGSVSDCCKIVAAQALTDEDLWEMRFRFQAAPAQFIPLGVVVTVAGTGSEQNDIAVITNEEKKIKAGMTGAAPSFAALDPAYTLSAPRAQVLSGAFDTLSHCMESYFGKPLDDNLTDEIAEAVMRHVIRSTRALVNDPGDLRVRGELMWAAAMSENGLLKIGKVTDFQAHQIEHQVGAYTNCNHGMGLAVIQPILYRHLYKAAPQRFARWAKNVWGVADRGDDRETALAGIAALEQFVIDVGLPNSFRKMGIADRSFYNAVARSTNIKEGCCRQLTVGEIFDILTECY; via the coding sequence ATGCGCGATTTTGTCTTTTCCTATCCGACCGTCACTTATTTCGGCGCGGACGCCGCCGTTCGTGCGCTGCGGACCGAACTGCCCAAGTACGGCCGCACGGTGATGCTCGCCTACGGCGGCGGTTCCGTCAAAAGAAACGGCGTCTACGATACGGTCATGAAGCTTCTGGGCGAAGCCAATAAAGACGTGGTCGAGTTCAGCGGCATCATGCCCAACCCGACGTACGCCAAAGTCCAGGAGGGCGCGCGCCTCGCCCGAGGGAAGCGTGTCGATTTGATCCTCGCCGTCGGCGGCGGTTCGGTGAGCGACTGCTGCAAGATCGTGGCCGCTCAGGCCCTGACCGACGAAGACCTGTGGGAGATGAGGTTCCGCTTTCAGGCCGCCCCGGCGCAGTTCATCCCCCTCGGCGTCGTCGTTACCGTGGCAGGCACCGGCTCCGAGCAAAACGACATCGCCGTGATCACCAACGAAGAGAAGAAGATCAAGGCCGGCATGACCGGCGCGGCGCCGTCCTTCGCGGCGCTCGATCCCGCCTATACGCTCTCCGCGCCGAGGGCGCAGGTCCTTTCGGGCGCGTTCGACACGCTCTCGCACTGCATGGAGAGCTACTTCGGCAAGCCGCTCGACGACAACCTCACCGACGAGATCGCCGAGGCCGTGATGCGCCACGTCATCCGCAGCACGCGCGCCCTCGTGAACGATCCGGGCGATCTGCGCGTGCGCGGCGAGCTGATGTGGGCGGCGGCCATGAGCGAAAACGGCCTGCTCAAGATCGGCAAAGTCACCGATTTCCAGGCCCACCAGATCGAGCATCAGGTCGGCGCGTACACCAACTGCAACCACGGCATGGGGCTGGCCGTGATCCAGCCGATCCTCTACCGTCACCTCTACAAGGCCGCGCCGCAGCGTTTCGCCCGCTGGGCGAAAAACGTCTGGGGCGTAGCCGACCGCGGCGACGACCGCGAGACCGCTCTGGCCGGCATCGCCGCGCTGGAACAGTTCGTGATCGACGTCGGCTTGCCCAACAGCTTCCGCAAGATGGGCATCGCCGACCGCTCCTTCTACAACGCCGTCGCCCGCAGCACCAACATCAAGGAAGGCTGCTGCCGCCAGCTCACCGTCGGCGAGATTTTCGACATCCTCACCGAGTGCTATTGA
- a CDS encoding cation diffusion facilitator family transporter, with product MDREKRVGAPEKNQFEKIATRVSVVCGAGNLLLAAFKFASGAIGHSGAMISDAVHSTSDILGSVIVVAGVKASARPSDRSHPYGHERLECVAGLILGGILAAVGLLIGWGALEKIWSGAYRNMPQPGGIALFAAALSIAVKESMFWYTWLRARRIDSTALKAEAWHHRSDALSSVGALIGIGGARMGSPVLEPAASLVICLFIVKAAIDIFKDATDKMVDHACDEATERALRECVAAQAGVRRIDLMNTREFGSRVYVDIEIGVDGRCSLAAAHAVAERVHDAVETNFPQVKHVMVHVNPL from the coding sequence ATGGATCGAGAAAAACGCGTCGGCGCGCCGGAAAAAAATCAGTTCGAAAAAATCGCCACGCGCGTTTCCGTCGTCTGCGGCGCGGGCAATCTGCTGCTGGCGGCGTTCAAGTTCGCATCCGGCGCGATCGGGCATTCCGGCGCCATGATCAGTGACGCCGTTCATTCCACCTCCGACATCCTCGGCAGCGTCATCGTCGTCGCGGGAGTCAAGGCCTCGGCGCGGCCGTCGGATCGCTCGCATCCTTACGGGCACGAGCGGCTCGAATGCGTGGCGGGGCTGATCCTCGGCGGCATCCTGGCGGCGGTCGGACTGTTGATCGGCTGGGGCGCCCTGGAGAAGATCTGGAGCGGCGCGTACCGGAACATGCCGCAGCCGGGCGGCATCGCGCTCTTCGCGGCGGCGCTGTCGATCGCCGTCAAGGAATCGATGTTCTGGTACACGTGGCTGCGGGCGCGGCGCATCGACTCCACGGCGCTGAAGGCCGAAGCGTGGCATCACCGTTCCGACGCGCTGTCGTCGGTGGGCGCGCTGATCGGCATCGGCGGCGCGCGCATGGGATCTCCGGTGCTGGAACCGGCGGCCAGTCTCGTCATTTGTCTGTTCATCGTCAAAGCGGCGATCGACATCTTCAAGGACGCCACCGACAAGATGGTCGACCACGCCTGCGACGAGGCCACCGAACGGGCGCTGCGCGAGTGCGTGGCCGCTCAGGCGGGCGTGCGCCGCATCGACCTGATGAACACGCGCGAGTTCGGCAGCCGCGTCTATGTCGACATTGAGATCGGCGTGGACGGCCGCTGTTCGCTGGCCGCCGCCCACGCCGTCGCCGAAAGGGTCCACGACGCGGTCGAAACGAACTTTCCGCAGGTCAAGCACGTGATGGTCCACGTCAATCCGCTTTGA
- a CDS encoding GNAT family N-acetyltransferase: MNRLKLVRPDATHEAQVMDYRRVFLENGEYFAGCAGLEDVENYAEWLDFENRLSKKYDDGYVPSSVFLAVRTEDETLVGILEIRHRLTPFLLRLGGHIGYSVLPSQRRRGCAAEMLRLALEECRKLNLDRVLLTCDKANVASARTIAANGGALENEIEDDAGMGRSGTIQRYWIAVE, from the coding sequence ATGAATCGCCTGAAATTGGTCCGGCCGGACGCGACGCACGAAGCGCAGGTCATGGACTACCGCCGTGTTTTTCTGGAAAACGGCGAATATTTCGCCGGCTGCGCCGGGCTCGAAGACGTCGAAAACTACGCCGAATGGCTCGACTTCGAAAATCGGCTCTCGAAAAAGTACGACGACGGTTACGTCCCTTCCTCGGTGTTCCTCGCCGTGAGAACGGAGGACGAAACGCTCGTCGGCATCCTTGAGATCCGCCACCGCCTCACGCCTTTCCTGCTCCGCCTCGGCGGGCACATCGGCTACAGCGTCCTGCCTTCGCAGCGGCGCCGGGGCTGCGCCGCAGAGATGCTCCGCCTCGCCCTGGAAGAGTGCCGGAAGCTGAACCTCGATCGCGTGCTCCTCACCTGCGACAAGGCCAACGTCGCCTCGGCGCGCACGATCGCCGCCAATGGCGGCGCGCTGGAAAACGAGATCGAAGACGACGCCGGCATGGGGCGCTCGGGCACGATCCAGCGCTACTGGATCGCCGTCGAGTGA
- a CDS encoding GNAT family N-acetyltransferase — translation MIGQIRTAGAEKFDALWRFYEDVCRAQEHDEYGPDWHLGVYPAAADLKARLAAGEILAGWKDGRLAAAMAVTAGEDEMYLGSPWPLEAAPDQIAVLHLFAVHPDFRGRGAALEMLAALFDRARARGFRAVHLDVAQGNLAAEKLYLKAGFAFAGTRRVHYDDLGDTTVRLFEYAL, via the coding sequence ATGATTGGTCAGATACGCACCGCCGGCGCGGAAAAATTCGACGCGCTCTGGCGCTTTTACGAAGATGTCTGCCGCGCGCAGGAACACGACGAATACGGTCCCGACTGGCACCTCGGCGTCTATCCCGCCGCTGCGGACCTGAAAGCGCGCCTCGCCGCCGGCGAAATCCTCGCCGGCTGGAAAGACGGCCGCCTCGCCGCCGCCATGGCCGTCACCGCCGGCGAGGACGAGATGTACCTCGGCTCGCCGTGGCCGCTGGAGGCCGCTCCCGACCAGATCGCAGTCCTGCACCTCTTTGCCGTCCACCCGGATTTCCGCGGCCGAGGCGCGGCGCTGGAAATGCTGGCGGCTCTGTTCGACCGCGCCCGCGCGCGGGGCTTTCGCGCCGTCCACCTCGACGTCGCCCAAGGCAATCTGGCCGCCGAAAAGCTCTACCTCAAAGCCGGCTTCGCCTTCGCGGGGACCCGGCGCGTCCATTACGACGACCTCGGCGACACGACCGTGCGTCTCTTCGAATACGCGCTGTGA
- a CDS encoding cyclodeaminase/cyclohydrolase family protein, producing the protein MILHEMTLPAFVTELASNSPAPGGGSIAALGGALAAGLVSMVGELTRGREKYAAVQADMDALCAKGKKYAETLLKLIDEDTAAFNDFMAAMKLPKDTDEQKAARRAAMQEAAKSTVEVPLRTLNLCAEVAKLALVAVREGNVNAVSDAGTAGQFARAAGTCAAYNVRINLLGIKDEAYAAEKRAAMNAALSVIDAAMSDLTELMEKALS; encoded by the coding sequence ATGATCCTTCATGAGATGACTCTTCCCGCTTTCGTCACGGAACTGGCTTCCAACTCGCCCGCGCCCGGCGGCGGCAGCATCGCCGCGCTCGGCGGCGCGCTGGCGGCCGGCCTCGTCTCCATGGTCGGCGAGCTCACCCGCGGCCGCGAAAAGTACGCCGCCGTCCAGGCCGACATGGACGCGCTCTGCGCCAAGGGCAAGAAATACGCCGAAACGCTGCTGAAGCTGATCGACGAGGACACCGCGGCCTTCAACGACTTCATGGCCGCCATGAAACTGCCCAAGGACACCGACGAACAGAAAGCCGCCCGCAGGGCCGCTATGCAGGAGGCCGCCAAGAGCACCGTAGAAGTGCCGCTGCGCACGCTGAACCTCTGCGCCGAGGTGGCCAAGCTGGCGCTCGTGGCTGTGCGGGAGGGCAACGTCAACGCCGTAAGCGACGCCGGCACCGCCGGCCAGTTCGCCCGCGCCGCCGGCACCTGCGCCGCTTACAACGTGCGCATCAACCTGCTCGGCATCAAGGACGAGGCTTACGCCGCCGAAAAGCGCGCCGCCATGAACGCCGCCCTGAGCGTCATCGACGCCGCCATGTCCGATCTGACCGAGCTGATGGAAAAAGCTCTGAGCTAG
- the ftcD gene encoding glutamate formimidoyltransferase — MSVLIECVPNFSEGRRQDVIEAIVAPFKNRKGCYLFDSRADEDHNRLVVSLCGEPNAICDALIEAGKVAVATIDLNTHKGAHPRMGAVDVIPFTPVKGITMEECVELSHQFAQRFYDELKVPVFYYEDSSVRPDRTRLEQVRKGQYEALKELVKTDPSRAADVGPNELHPTAGGTAIGARKFLVAFNVNLNTTNVEIAKIIGKRVRASNGGFSCVKGMGVDLPEKGLVQVSMNLVDYEKTAMYRVLEFIRMEAARWGVTVNGTEVYGMIPAGAMLDSAAYYLQVDNFHNEQVLELKLLDLMQQD; from the coding sequence ATGTCTGTACTGATCGAATGCGTACCCAATTTCAGCGAAGGGCGGCGTCAGGACGTCATCGAAGCGATCGTCGCTCCGTTCAAGAACCGCAAGGGCTGCTACCTGTTCGACTCCCGCGCCGACGAAGACCACAACCGTCTGGTTGTCTCGCTCTGCGGCGAGCCGAACGCCATCTGCGACGCCCTGATCGAGGCCGGCAAGGTCGCCGTCGCCACCATCGACCTGAACACCCACAAGGGCGCGCATCCGCGCATGGGCGCCGTCGACGTGATCCCCTTCACGCCCGTCAAAGGCATCACCATGGAGGAGTGCGTCGAGCTGTCGCACCAGTTCGCGCAGCGCTTCTACGACGAGCTGAAAGTGCCCGTGTTCTATTACGAAGATTCGTCTGTGCGTCCCGACCGCACGCGCCTCGAGCAGGTGCGCAAGGGCCAGTACGAAGCTCTGAAAGAGCTCGTCAAGACCGATCCGAGCCGCGCCGCCGACGTCGGCCCCAACGAGCTGCATCCCACCGCGGGCGGCACCGCCATTGGCGCGCGCAAGTTCCTGGTCGCCTTCAACGTCAACCTCAACACCACCAACGTGGAAATCGCCAAGATCATCGGCAAGCGCGTCCGCGCCAGCAACGGCGGTTTCTCCTGCGTCAAGGGCATGGGCGTCGACCTGCCCGAGAAAGGCCTCGTTCAGGTCTCCATGAATCTCGTCGATTACGAAAAGACGGCCATGTACCGCGTGCTCGAGTTCATCCGCATGGAAGCGGCCCGCTGGGGCGTCACCGTCAACGGCACCGAAGTCTACGGCATGATCCCCGCCGGCGCCATGCTCGACAGCGCCGCCTACTACCTGCAGGTCGACAACTTCCACAACGAGCAGGTGCTCGAGCTGAAGCTGCTCGACCTGATGCAGCAGGACTAA
- a CDS encoding amidohydrolase family protein produces the protein MAQLTGWIDGGASVFYGRIGWDERGLVTELTPLGGADECSSDAAVIRAGLFNAHSHPEQSIYADIVDKEWDLGTWCRRTIYRYSTAMTPRRVRLACERAFARMMAFGTTSVMASYYLHGNRGNELDREVLAAARSVGIRLIFGRMNYDVVNEDAFAGKKASQRSYYETPEVAEQYLRELTALEDEALMICPALHSMHASTETAIARGIALGWELRRPVQFHLSEDRGDVELSLKRHGCRPMAFLQRLLDEGRVPSLSHVIVSDCCWLDDEERRLIARNGMKVALNARMNARVKTGFPDVPALLASGIPLWCGTDGEASNDDLNVQGEREFLKARYRGVIDPKTIEGFGRQRFDFGAGYIGALGMGGWADLQVVKNGAVRDVYVGGRKTMEDGRLLGLDVERDVERPLREEVAAMTAAAAEPEA, from the coding sequence ATGGCGCAGCTCACGGGCTGGATCGACGGCGGCGCGTCGGTCTTTTACGGACGGATCGGGTGGGACGAGCGCGGTCTCGTGACCGAACTGACGCCGCTCGGCGGCGCGGACGAATGCTCGTCGGACGCCGCCGTGATCCGGGCGGGGCTTTTCAACGCCCATTCCCATCCCGAGCAGTCGATCTACGCGGATATCGTCGATAAAGAATGGGATCTGGGCACGTGGTGCCGCCGCACGATCTACCGTTATTCCACGGCGATGACGCCGCGGCGGGTACGTCTGGCCTGCGAGCGTGCCTTCGCGCGCATGATGGCTTTCGGCACGACGAGCGTGATGGCGAGCTATTATCTGCACGGCAATCGCGGCAACGAACTGGACCGTGAAGTGCTGGCGGCGGCACGCTCGGTGGGAATCCGGCTGATCTTCGGCCGCATGAATTACGACGTCGTCAACGAAGACGCCTTCGCGGGCAAAAAGGCCTCGCAGCGCTCCTATTACGAGACGCCGGAAGTTGCGGAGCAGTATCTGCGCGAGCTGACGGCGCTCGAAGACGAGGCGCTGATGATCTGCCCGGCGTTGCACAGCATGCACGCTTCCACTGAAACCGCGATCGCGCGCGGCATCGCGCTGGGCTGGGAGCTGCGCCGTCCCGTGCAGTTCCATCTCTCGGAGGATCGGGGCGACGTGGAGCTGTCGCTGAAACGGCACGGCTGCCGGCCGATGGCGTTTTTGCAGCGCCTGCTGGACGAGGGGCGCGTGCCGTCGCTGTCACACGTGATCGTGTCGGACTGCTGCTGGCTCGACGACGAGGAACGCCGCCTCATCGCCCGCAACGGCATGAAGGTTGCGCTCAACGCGCGCATGAACGCACGCGTGAAAACGGGCTTTCCCGACGTGCCCGCGCTGCTGGCCTCGGGGATCCCGCTGTGGTGCGGCACCGACGGCGAGGCCAGCAACGACGATCTGAACGTGCAGGGCGAGCGCGAGTTCCTCAAGGCGCGTTACCGCGGCGTGATCGACCCGAAGACGATCGAGGGATTCGGCCGCCAGCGCTTCGACTTCGGCGCCGGATATATCGGCGCGCTCGGCATGGGCGGCTGGGCCGACCTGCAGGTCGTCAAAAACGGCGCGGTGCGCGACGTATACGTGGGCGGGCGCAAAACCATGGAAGACGGCCGTCTGCTTGGGCTGGACGTGGAGCGCGACGTGGAGCGCCCGCTGCGCGAGGAAGTCGCCGCGATGACGGCGGCCGCGGCCGAGCCGGAGGCGTAA
- the gltS gene encoding sodium/glutamate symporter yields the protein MSWSFAENVLSIQFDALWTTAVALLLLIVGYGLRRRLRFFETFCIPAPVVGGLLMAILALVLHHNGGASVKFTTSLQSPMMLAFFTTVGIGGSLALLRRGGKALIVYLVFCWILAVVQNGAGAALAKLFGIHPALGVMAGAVSLEGGHGAAASFGPLTENLGVTGAAAVAIASATYGLIAGGLLGGPICKWLIDKNRVDIQASDDAIYQKSAAEVMHEGGSSEVTADGFMKSLCLVLVIMALGSLLSGYIARFTKGTNFSLPGYVTAMFVAVIFRNLNDHLHLVKINTKCVDLISDVALGVFLTMAMMSLRIWDLYDLALPLMGILLFQTLLIAALGVFVLFPLLGRDYDAAVMCAGFLGHGLGATPNAVANMGAVCERYGVMSHKAFLIVPLCGAVLIDLVGLPNIVWFINWCTAAPK from the coding sequence ATGTCATGGAGTTTTGCGGAGAACGTTCTGTCCATCCAGTTCGACGCGCTGTGGACCACCGCCGTCGCCCTGCTGCTGCTCATCGTCGGCTACGGGCTGCGCCGCCGCCTGCGCTTTTTCGAGACGTTCTGCATCCCCGCGCCGGTCGTCGGCGGCCTGCTCATGGCCATCCTCGCCCTTGTCCTGCATCATAACGGCGGCGCCAGCGTGAAGTTCACCACCTCGCTGCAGTCGCCTATGATGCTCGCCTTCTTCACCACCGTCGGTATCGGCGGCAGTCTGGCCCTGCTGCGGCGCGGCGGCAAGGCGCTGATCGTCTATCTGGTCTTCTGCTGGATCCTCGCCGTCGTCCAGAACGGCGCGGGCGCGGCGCTGGCAAAGCTCTTCGGTATCCATCCCGCCCTCGGCGTCATGGCCGGAGCCGTCTCGCTCGAAGGCGGGCACGGCGCGGCCGCTTCCTTCGGACCGCTGACCGAGAATCTCGGCGTCACCGGCGCAGCCGCCGTCGCCATCGCTTCCGCCACCTACGGTCTGATCGCCGGCGGCCTGCTCGGCGGCCCGATCTGCAAATGGCTGATCGACAAAAACCGCGTCGACATCCAGGCCAGCGACGACGCCATCTATCAGAAGAGCGCCGCCGAAGTCATGCACGAAGGCGGCAGCAGCGAGGTCACTGCCGACGGCTTCATGAAATCGCTGTGCCTCGTGCTCGTCATCATGGCGCTCGGCTCGCTGCTCTCCGGTTATATCGCCCGCTTCACCAAGGGAACGAACTTCAGCCTGCCCGGCTACGTCACCGCCATGTTCGTGGCCGTGATCTTCCGCAATCTCAACGATCATCTCCATCTGGTCAAGATCAACACCAAATGCGTCGACCTGATCAGCGACGTCGCCCTCGGCGTGTTCCTGACCATGGCGATGATGAGTCTGCGCATTTGGGATCTGTACGATCTGGCGCTGCCTCTGATGGGCATCCTGCTGTTCCAGACGCTGCTGATCGCCGCGCTCGGCGTCTTTGTGCTGTTCCCGCTGCTGGGCAGGGATTACGACGCCGCCGTCATGTGCGCCGGATTCCTCGGCCACGGTCTGGGCGCCACGCCCAACGCCGTCGCCAACATGGGGGCCGTCTGCGAACGCTACGGCGTGATGTCGCACAAGGCGTTCCTTATCGTGCCGCTCTGCGGCGCGGTACTGATCGATCTGGTCGGCCTGCCCAATATCGTCTGGTTCATCAACTGGTGCACGGCCGCGCCCAAGTAA
- a CDS encoding YcbK family protein, giving the protein MELWKLLTVLAALAVSWSSGEPGGAAKRGVRTVLEALRVQRKTAGLDVRQLEALRCRCCGAAGMDAVLLAKLAELQARWKERLTFTSGRRCGRHNARVGGVPRSRHLTGQAADVAVAAREQARFCALARRLGFRYVLPDPRRNYVHLSL; this is encoded by the coding sequence ATGGAGTTGTGGAAACTGCTGACCGTTCTGGCGGCGTTGGCGGTCTCTTGGTCGTCCGGCGAACCTGGCGGCGCGGCGAAACGCGGCGTGAGAACGGTCTTGGAAGCGTTGCGCGTTCAGCGTAAAACGGCCGGGCTCGACGTTCGGCAGCTGGAAGCGCTGCGCTGCCGCTGCTGCGGCGCGGCCGGCATGGACGCCGTTTTGCTCGCGAAGCTGGCGGAACTTCAAGCGCGCTGGAAAGAGCGTCTGACCTTTACCAGCGGACGGCGCTGCGGGCGGCACAACGCCCGCGTCGGCGGCGTGCCGCGCAGCCGCCACCTGACCGGGCAGGCGGCCGACGTGGCGGTCGCGGCGCGGGAACAGGCGCGTTTCTGCGCGCTGGCGCGGCGGCTGGGCTTTCGGTACGTGCTGCCGGATCCGCGGCGGAATTACGTGCATTTGTCGCTGTAG
- a CDS encoding zinc ribbon domain-containing protein, which translates to MAIYCTSCGKKFENDEQHFCPYCGATRPVEQPKPVVKTPLQTDPKRVRVGEAAAVVAPKKDKASRKSRFWFWLAVVVVAAAAVGWFFPASRVPFQRLFAGEPFSVVFDDTVKQIAALFGR; encoded by the coding sequence ATGGCAATTTACTGCACATCCTGCGGAAAGAAGTTCGAAAACGACGAGCAGCACTTCTGCCCTTACTGCGGCGCGACCCGTCCCGTCGAACAGCCCAAGCCCGTCGTGAAGACGCCTCTGCAGACCGACCCCAAGCGCGTGCGCGTTGGCGAAGCCGCCGCGGTCGTGGCGCCGAAAAAGGACAAAGCGTCGCGGAAGAGCCGCTTCTGGTTCTGGCTGGCTGTCGTCGTCGTTGCCGCGGCCGCGGTGGGCTGGTTCTTCCCCGCAAGCCGCGTCCCCTTCCAGCGCCTCTTCGCCGGCGAGCCTTTCAGCGTCGTTTTCGACGACACCGTCAAGCAGATCGCGGCGCTCTTCGGCCGATAA
- a CDS encoding DUF4428 domain-containing protein produces MGLFGKLFEKKICSICGGDIGLLGNRKLADGNLCKKCAQKLSPWFDERRESTVAQIDEQLRDRERNLEELRGFSSSRGVGDGGRLMIDEAGGRFVVLEDADDDLLAVNPDLVSLAQVERVELEVEHISHEEKRMIDGKKQSYEPPRFLHYFDFWEVITTSHPWAKRIRFRLNGPSLPLHAEGIARRQPHLDAYHEVKAHIELPPAGLLADLGLNAPVELDCRTRQELDECDRCCEMHALIQSLLDASRADHKN; encoded by the coding sequence ATGGGGCTCTTCGGCAAACTTTTCGAGAAAAAGATCTGTTCCATCTGCGGCGGCGATATCGGCCTGCTCGGCAACCGCAAGCTGGCGGACGGCAATCTGTGCAAGAAGTGCGCCCAGAAGCTTTCGCCGTGGTTCGATGAGCGCCGCGAGAGCACGGTGGCGCAGATCGACGAACAGCTTCGGGACCGCGAACGCAACCTCGAGGAACTGCGCGGCTTCTCGAGCTCGCGCGGAGTCGGTGACGGCGGGCGGCTGATGATCGACGAAGCGGGGGGACGTTTTGTCGTGCTCGAAGACGCCGATGACGACCTGCTGGCCGTCAATCCCGACCTCGTCTCTCTGGCGCAGGTCGAGCGCGTTGAGCTGGAGGTTGAGCACATCAGTCACGAGGAGAAGCGCATGATCGACGGCAAGAAGCAGAGTTACGAGCCGCCGCGCTTTCTTCATTATTTCGACTTCTGGGAGGTCATCACGACCAGCCATCCGTGGGCGAAGCGGATCCGCTTCCGTCTCAACGGTCCTTCGCTGCCGCTGCACGCCGAAGGCATTGCGCGCCGTCAGCCCCATCTCGACGCGTATCACGAGGTAAAAGCGCACATCGAGCTGCCTCCCGCCGGGCTTCTTGCCGACCTCGGCCTCAACGCGCCCGTCGAGCTCGATTGCCGCACTCGGCAGGAGCTGGACGAGTGCGACCGCTGTTGCGAAATGCACGCGCTGATCCAGTCCTTGCTGGACGCGTCGCGGGCGGATCATAAAAACTGA
- a CDS encoding TIGR01440 family protein, protein MSYEEIQVLSAQAVGELLAVARTEPGDIFVVGCSTSEIGGFRIGKESNAEIAKAVYSGIMPALRERGLFLAAQCCEHLNRALIVEKAALLPGAEICNVVPQLHAGGAFATTAYENCERPVAVEHLRAAAGMDIGDTLIGMHLRDVAVPVRVSVKKIGAANLVCARTRPKFVGGARAVYDDALSGGDIKR, encoded by the coding sequence ATGTCTTACGAAGAAATCCAAGTCCTATCGGCACAGGCTGTCGGCGAACTGCTCGCTGTCGCGCGCACGGAACCCGGCGATATTTTCGTGGTTGGCTGCTCCACCAGCGAGATCGGCGGCTTCCGCATCGGCAAAGAGTCGAACGCGGAAATCGCCAAAGCCGTTTACAGCGGCATCATGCCGGCGCTGCGCGAACGCGGGCTCTTTTTGGCGGCGCAGTGCTGCGAACACCTCAACCGCGCCCTGATCGTGGAAAAGGCGGCGCTGCTCCCCGGCGCGGAAATCTGCAACGTCGTGCCGCAGCTGCACGCCGGCGGCGCGTTCGCGACGACCGCCTACGAAAATTGCGAACGCCCCGTCGCCGTCGAGCACCTTCGTGCCGCCGCGGGCATGGACATCGGCGATACGCTGATCGGCATGCACCTGCGCGACGTGGCCGTGCCCGTGCGCGTCTCCGTGAAGAAAATCGGCGCGGCCAACCTGGTCTGCGCGCGCACGCGCCCCAAGTTCGTCGGCGGCGCGCGGGCCGTTTACGACGACGCGCTCTCCGGCGGCGATATTAAGCGGTAA
- a CDS encoding tyrosine-protein phosphatase — MKKLLLLCAASLMLAVSESFFAAGCAPAAPKDDGRNPHDRLLESLRVMPTPFEKRDDAKTHERLRATDVRGDYDSDAVFANFREVRGGRLRRGSLYRSSIPSSTERPRAPYADRLAREAGIRTVLNLANSPERLKKNMESPACRSPYYRMLWRGGRVIARALPAAPEHATFRAGLAEELRFMTKRPAPYLIHCAEGKDRAGFVSFLLAALLDASLDELKDDYGQSFVNYYHLKRGEPRYVTHVDDGIESFCHAIARTPKEPLRRAAERYLRGIGLTAAEIETLKRRLARDG; from the coding sequence ATGAAAAAACTGTTGCTGCTTTGTGCCGCCTCGCTGATGCTGGCTGTCAGCGAGAGCTTCTTCGCGGCAGGCTGCGCTCCGGCGGCGCCGAAAGACGACGGGCGGAATCCGCACGATCGCCTGCTCGAATCGTTACGGGTCATGCCGACTCCATTCGAGAAAAGAGACGATGCCAAGACGCATGAGCGCCTGCGGGCCACCGATGTACGCGGCGATTACGACAGCGACGCCGTTTTCGCCAACTTTCGCGAAGTTCGCGGCGGGCGCCTGAGGCGCGGTTCTCTGTACCGCTCCAGCATTCCCTCGAGCACGGAGCGCCCGCGCGCCCCCTACGCCGACCGATTGGCGCGAGAAGCCGGCATCCGCACCGTGCTGAACCTGGCCAACTCGCCCGAACGTCTGAAGAAGAACATGGAAAGCCCCGCCTGCCGGTCGCCGTATTATCGCATGCTCTGGCGCGGCGGCCGCGTGATCGCCCGCGCCCTGCCCGCCGCGCCGGAGCACGCGACCTTTCGCGCCGGTCTGGCCGAGGAACTGCGTTTCATGACGAAACGCCCCGCCCCGTATCTGATTCACTGCGCCGAGGGCAAGGACCGCGCCGGTTTTGTCAGCTTTCTGCTGGCGGCGCTGCTCGACGCTTCCTTGGACGAATTGAAGGACGACTACGGCCAAAGCTTCGTCAACTATTACCACCTGAAACGCGGCGAGCCCCGCTACGTCACGCATGTGGACGACGGCATCGAATCTTTTTGCCATGCCATTGCCAGGACTCCCAAAGAACCGCTTCGTCGGGCCGCCGAGCGCTATCTGCGCGGCATCGGCCTGACCGCCGCCGAGATCGAAACGTTGAAACGCCGCCTGGCGCGAGACGGCTGA